The following are encoded in a window of Ogataea parapolymorpha DL-1 chromosome VII, whole genome shotgun sequence genomic DNA:
- a CDS encoding Phosphatidate cytidylyltransferase — protein sequence MAGRKTSKETKESASPSTAAAEEKPTIVVNEKERKKQAFIVRTIWTLVMIFGMFFIICAGHFWTIMLVLVLQVLVFKELISITSERAKNQDLKYTGYLNWYLLITTIAYLEGKSLITYTIDFLIDSNYFSVLAMKFIIHQKFVSYCSYVFAFVFFVSTLKKGYLKFQFAQLCITHMILLLVIFQGHCIVNNILHGMIWFLLPVGLVITNDIFAYICGITFGRTQLISISPKKTVEGFIGAWICTTFASVVLTYYLCNYNYFICPIENYNDLQVNCLTGVSCEPNPVFIHQIYKIPADVAKIIGKEYVQIKPIYLHATILSLFASLIAPFGGFFASGLKRAFKIKDFGDTIPGHGGVTDRMDCQFLMGSFSYLYYETFISTHHLNIGNLLQTIVINLSGPDILILVKSLHTYLFKIGMISEDVYGQLVELLN from the coding sequence ATGGCCGGACGCAAAACGTCGAAGGAGACCAAAGAGTCGGCGTCCCCTTCTactgcagcagcagaggAGAAGCCGACAATTGTCGTCAACGAAAAAGAACGCAAGAAACAAGCCTTTATCGTGAGAACTATCTGGACCCTTGTTATGATTTTCGGTATGTTTTTCATAATCTGTGCAGGCCACTTCTGGACAATCATGTTGGTGCTAGTTCTCCAGGTACTAgttttcaaagagcttATATCTATCACGAGTGAGAGAGCAAAAAACCAGGACCTCAAGTACACAGGCTATCTCAATTGGTACTTACTAATCACCACCATTGCCTACTTGGAAGGCAAATCGCTCATCACATACACCATCGACTTTTTGATTGACTCAAACTACTTTTCTGTTCTGGCAATGAAGTTCATTATCCATCAGAAATTTGTCTCGTACTGTTCGTACGTCTTTGcctttgttttctttgtttccaCTCTGAAGAAAGGCTATTTGAAGTTCCAATTTGCACAATTGTGCATCACCCATATGATCCTACTCTTAGTGATCTTCCAGGGCCATTGTATTGTCAACAATATCCTTCACGGTATGATTTGGTTCTTGCTGCCGGTTGGACTTGTCATCACCAACGATATCTTTGCGTACATTTGCGGTATCACTTTTGGCAGAACTCAACTCATCTCAATTTCTCCCAAAAAGACTGTTGAAGGGTTTATTGGAGCATGGATTTGCACCACTTTTGCATCTGTTGTTCTCACGTACTACTTATGCAATTACAATTACTTCATCTGCCCAATCGAAAACTACAACGATTTGCAGGTTAACTGTTTGACTGGCGTCTCCTGTGAACCAAATCCTGTGTTTATTCATCAAATTTACAAGATTCCAGCAGATGTGGCTAAGATAATTGGAAAAGAATATGTCCAGATCAAACCAATCTACCTCCATGCTACCATCTTGTCTCTCTTTGCCTCGCTGATTGCTCCGTTTGGAGGCTTTTTTGCTTCCGGCCTCAAGCGTGCTTTCAAGATCAAAGACTTTGGTGACACTATTCCAGGCCATGGAGGAGTCACCGATAGAATGGATTGCCAGTTCCTTATGGGCTCCTTCTCGTACTTGTATTACGAAACTTTCATCTCGACACATCATCTCAACATTGGAAATCTTCTGCAGACTATTGTCATCAACCTTTCGGGTCCTGATATTCTGATTCTTGTCAAGAGTTTGCACACTTACTTGTTCAAGATCGGCATGATCTCAGAAGACGTTTATGGCCAGTTGGTGGAACTCCTTAACTAA
- a CDS encoding Sorting nexin-41, which translates to MDNSKVVDSTTSIITRKDFLVPSRVTEIFESDTSLELHITEASKSNETHNHLQSYIVYTIKVGHLLVKRRYSEFEMLRTCLIKTFPTLLIPPIPEKQTLASNLTSTTAKSLESHFPTANGSSASNNNPLNLVEYRKRMLSVFLNRCLAIDQVKKCRYFLSFLDPETNFSDFLALKENQILYKTSIYKLAPFDALSNLDNQIYLTLPVPSASNYGSFPELAGEEQFENFVKFENKFSKYETVLDNISRTNKRLVKHFTEMSPDLTELGSSFKALSLIQDSNSIENVGRVFDRTLIYANQLSEATNLGLLDKLIELKNFTKIAKKIIQYNRNKAVQLKMVEKSLQDSRAKYKEHQKQEEEISRIDALASRATGSEQSGNSSAEAPLTDAELQSALYVNAKKPFYGKIPGIKKINNVILKYTDPNPDQTRKNRIYDLRLKIYQLERQQEILEEELGKINDEIWDQLVKFHEWFKSSLAQLVVEYNKHLGEYIQINLEAWESCYNR; encoded by the coding sequence ATGGACAATTCGAAAGTAGTGGACTCGACCACCTCAATTATTACCAGAAAGGACTTCCTGGTCCCCTCGAGGGTGACCGAAATATTTGAATCCGACACCAGCCTCGAATTGCACATTACAGAAGCTTCTAAATCGAACGAGACGCATAATCATCTGCAGAGTTATATCGTGTATACGATAAAAGTCGGGCATTTATTGGTCAAAAGACGATATAGTGAGTTTGAGATGCTTCGTACGTGTCTGATTAAGACCTTCCCCACGTTGTTAATCCCTCCGATACCCGAAAAACAAACGTTAGCATCAAACTTGACGTCCACTACTGCTAAGTCACTCGAGTCACATTTTCCAACCGCGAATGGATCTTCAGCAAGCAACAATAACCCATTGAACCTAGTTGAGTACCGAAAACGGATGCTCAGCGTGTTTTTGAACCGATGCTTGGCGATTGACCAGGTCAAGAAATGTCGTTACTTCTTGAGTTTTCTTGATCCAGAAACCAACTTTAGTGACTTTCTTGCATTaaaagaaaatcaaatacTCTACAAGACATCAATCTACAAGCTGGCGCCTTTTGATGCCCTCTCAAACCTCGATAATCAAATATACCTCACCCTTCCAGTACCATCTGCCTCAAATTATGGCTCGTTCCCAGAGCTTGCTGGCGAAGAGCAGTTTGAAAACTTTGTcaagtttgaaaataaGTTTTCCAAGTATGAGACAGTGCTTGATAACATTTCGCGTACCAACAAAAGGTTAGTGAAGCACTTTACTGAGATGTCTCCCGATCTAACGGAGCTCGGATCATCCTTCAAAGCATTGTCACTGATTCAAGACTCAAACTCCATTGAAAACGTTGGTAGAGTGTTTGACAGAACCCTAATCTACGCCAACCAACTTTCTGAAGCCACGAATCTGGGACTTTTGGACAAGCTCATTGAACTCAAGAACTTCACCAAGATCGCtaaaaaaatcatccagTACAACAGAAacaaggctgtgcaactCAAAATGGTGGAGAAGTCGTTGCAGGACTCGCGCGCCAAGTACAAAGAACATCAGAAACAGGAAGAGGAGATATCCAGAATTGATGCTCTTGCGTCGCGGGCAACTGGTTCAGAGCAATCCGGTAACTCCAGTGCAGAAGCGCCGCTCACGGATGCAGAGCTTCAATCTGCTCTTTATGTGAACGCCAAAAAACCATTCTACGGGAAAATACCTGgcatcaagaagatcaacaaTGTCATCCTGAAATACACGGACCCCAATCCAGACCAAACGCGCAAGAACCGTATTTACGATTTACGACTTAAGATTTATCAACTTGAAAGACAACAAGAGATTCTCGAAGAAGAACTAGGAAAAATTAATGATGAAATATGGGACCAGCTAGTGAAGTTCCACGAATGGTTTAAATCCAGCTTAGCACAGCTGGTAGTTGAATACAACAAACACTTGGGCGAGTATATTCAGATTAATCTGGAAGCTTGGGAAAGCTGCTATAATAGGTGA